The Limanda limanda chromosome 13, fLimLim1.1, whole genome shotgun sequence genome has a window encoding:
- the LOC133018519 gene encoding zonadhesin-like isoform X3 — MLGGVHTDLLVTLTLLFLSQTGTLCRAANDFTSVPLPEWRTNADYVTQCSYDRQNNQICDWTRNQQIGVDVAVSIFESGPLRLEGEACLEFWYQNQVTNNGSELRAFLKSSDGLEEIWTSPVLHRNLWIQVFVPLKIVKLESRVVLEAVATEGRITINKIGVSRGSCGPQCESNTELWTDESTRCLCSEGQLSCSPSLCPQGQICGPHREGPRGISTTGTCTIHSHTDCSTFDGVLFRFMSPCTYVLAKTCSSTGTLPMFSVEVVNEQNGNSSLPAIQQVNVDTGNIRVSLLKRQTHRVVVNGVWRKLPLSLDSGTVNIKSNPAAVVLGTSFGLIVSFDSTGAMNVILPSTYSDEACGLCGNFNNIREDDLRKPDGTNAQDATALAQSWQTGQSTSSCNTILVPHQCDPKEEAKYTSELYCGSLLSSTGPFADCQSVLGAESYFRGCVVGMCSAHGDPAVLCETLQVYSDICKEAGVAVPMWRNSTFCPLQCAENSHYNSCADGCPEVCSGLDLTGSCGSCEERCECDSGFKLSGGKCVPAEDCGCWYSGKHYEKGATFVGGECEKQCQCMGNNDLWCTSMQCADTEVCKVEDGVKDCFPFKPATCRVYGDPHYITFDRVAYDFQGGCSYTLTTTCGDESSVQFTVIGHNMHPPLQNFTRSKLEAVTLQVEDFFITLNQTGEVLVNNSRVQLPYVTDGTYGSMRVYMKNNYIALEADFGLRLLVDGQSRLFVQVDERYKYELCGLCGTFSGYQDDDFITPGGQNVTEPFEFGDSWRVPNQNECTVYPNDPRVCDYDEENDAYTECNTLLRDVFSPCHEIVHPNIYLNSCVYDYCATNGDQHTLCESLKSYATACQVAGVELPFWQTDTACVCPMNCDFEKNLCGWEQLVQDSFDWTRHSGPTPSKLTGPLDDHTTGAGFYIYIEGDSVSHGDSARLMSPKCHYNGPLCLHFWYHMYGSATAMAINIYLLKDNRATKLWSMMNNQGPTWHPGNVDIRVSGPFQIIVEGIRGSDARSDVAIDDVSIHFGSCSGRFPGLVAETELPPSNVGVLPSQPPSTTTVTTTTTTTSNPDVGVLPSHPVCKLGCSFDNHLCNWNQLLTDVFDWTWQNGTTPTLMTGPSTDHTGDGHYLYIEANSATYGDTARLLSSECSDSGPQCLQFWYHMYGSAQTMGLHVYLLQDRLAEGVWWKRNDQGNMWHLAQVDLTTTETFQIIFEGRRGSNDQSDVAIDDISIHRGRCADLTKPTTPAPEVPATQQPTTTSSKPQPPSTTTVPTTTTTTSNPDVPMTTRPDVPTTTRPQLPITSRPITTAATGPTTTAKTHPQTSGGPEVGTPEQPVPETTARPQPSTTTQPQPHTTSITQTATTARTQTTESQITNRPQTPTTTSQPQTVRPQLTTTVQPQPPTTTSPKPQDTTVLESQTTRTHQTQTTTLQPQTQTTTAKPQTQTTTAKPQTQTTTAKPQTQTTSARPLPPTTMQPQTSTTTLPQPLTTTKPQPPTTARPQPTTATPQSTTTLRPKPTTTAGTQPTTTLKPHPPTERPQTTVTSQSTTTARPKPPTTAVPTPSCPQNSHYTTCIPACSPTCRHLNGPPPCSESDSCVPGCVCDDGFVQKGQRCVPIQECGCMDSSGNKHHFDDRWYTDHCSQKCECEKDDGIGKIDCDDQDECDGNAICLQNDEGEYYCRDTGFSECTINGDPEYRTFDKMKYDFEGEHSYVLVRTKNLPNDIPGVYIVGINTRREDDGNDSEHHDDSSSEENHSRRGRDEEEEDDGSDEDDSDNDSSDSKDHDDSEEDEEHHRLQALKIIVYNHTVELRKNRELVVDGKKTKMPVSPTAGLNIRQHSSRIYLKTDFGLSVEFNGRSSAEIILPHIYKRKVGGLCGNFDSHRRNDWMKPDGTVARSVREFGESWRV; from the exons ATGCTCGGAGGAGTCCACACAGATTTGTTGGTCACATTGACTttactcttcctctctcagacGGGGACTCTGTGCAG AGCTGCAAACGACTTTACATCGGTTCCTTTACCCGAGTGGAGGACAAATGCAG ACTATGTTACACAATGTTCCTACGACAGACAGAACAACCAGATCTGTGACTGGACGAGAAACCAACAAATAGGAG TGGATGTTGCAGTGAGTATTTTCGAGAGTGGTCCACTGAGGCTGGAGGGCGAGGCCTGTCTGGAGTTTTGGTACCAGAACCAAGTCACAAATAATGGGTCTGAACTAAGAGCTTTCCTGAAAAGCAGCGACGGACTGGAAGAAATCTGGACCTCTCCTGTCCTCCACAGAAATTTGTGGATTCAAGTATTTGTCCCCCTGAAAATCGTGAAACTGGAGTCTCGG GTTGTACTTGAAGCAGTGGCCACGGAAGGACGGATCACAATTAACAAGATAGGTGTAAGCAGAGGCTCATGTG GACCCCAGTGTGAATCTAACACAGAGTTATGGACGGATGAGTCCACCCGCTGCCTCTGCTCTGAGGGCCAGCTCTcctgttctccctctctgtgccCACAAGGCCAAATCTGTGGTCCTCATAGAGAAGGACCCAGAGGGATTTCCACCACTGGGACGTGCACaatacacagtcacacagactgCAGCACTTTTGATGGAGTGCTGTTCCGCTTCATGTCCCCATGCACCTACGTACTGGCTAAGACCTGCTCGTCCACTGGGACCCTGCCCATGTTCAGTGTGGAGGTGGTCAATGAGCAGAACGGGAACTCATCTCTGCCGGCCATTCAGCAGGTCAATGTGGACACAGGGAACATCAGAGTGTCTCTATTGAAAAGACAGACGCACCGGGTCGTG gTTAATGGGGTCTGGAGGAAGCTTCCGCTGAGCCTCGACAGTGGCACTGTCAACATCAAGAGTAACCCTGCTGCCGTTGTCCTGGGAACCAGTTTCGGTCTGATCGTTTCCTTTGACAGCACTGGGGCTATGAATGTTATTCTGCCGTCCACATATTCAGATGAGGCCTGTGGCTTGTGTGGCAACTTTAACAACATCAGGGAAGATGACCTCCGCAAGCCTGATGGTACAAACGCCCAAGATGCTACGGCTTTGGCTCAGAGCTGGCAGACTGGGCAGAGCACCTCCTCCTGTAATACTATTCTAGTCCCTCATCAGTGTGACCCAAAGGAGGAAGCCAAGTACACCAGTGAGTTGTACTGCGGCAGCCTCCTCTCCAGCACTGGGCCCTTTGCTGACTGCCAATCAGTTCTGGGGGCAGAGAGTTACTTCAGGGGCTGTGTGGTCGGCATGTGCTCTGCTCATGGGGACCCAGCAGTGCTATGTGAGACATTACAGGTCTACAGTGATATCTGCAAGGAGGCTGGAGTCGCTGTACCCATGTGGAGGAACTCCACATTCTGCC CCCTTCAGTGTGCTGAGAACAGCCATTATAACTCATGTGCTGATGGCTGTCCAGAGGTGTGCTCCGGTCTGGATTTAACTGGCTCTTGTGGAAGCTGTGAGGAGCGATGCGAGTGCGACTCTGGCTTCAAACTCAGTGGGGGGAAGTGTGTCCCAGCAGAGGACTGTGGGTGCTGGTACAGTGGGAAACACTATGAG AAAGGAGCAACATTTGTGGGAGGAGAGTGCGAGAAGCAGTGCCAATGTATGGGTAATAATGATCTGTGGTGCACCTCAATGCAATGTGCAGACACAGAGGTTTGTAAGGTCGAGGATGGGGTCAAAGACTGCTTCCCGTTCAAACCTGCCACCTGCAGGGTGTATGGCGATCCGCATTACATCACTTTTGACAGGGTGGCTTATGACTTTCAAGGAGGCTGCAGTTACACTCTGACTACAACATGCGGAGATGAAAGCTCGGTCCAGTTCACTGTTATTGGACACAACATGCATCCTCCCCTTCAGAACTTTACCCGGTCCAAGCTGGAGGCTGTGACTCTACAGGTGGAAGATTTTTTCATCACCCTTAATCAAACTGGAGAGGTCCTT GTAAATAACAGCCGTGTCCAACTCCCCTATGTCACCGATGGAACCTACGGCTCAATGCGGGTCTACATGAAGAATAATTATATTGCTCTGGAGGCGGACTTTGGCCTCCGTCTACTGGTAGATGGGCAAAGCAGACTGTTTGTGCAGGTGGATGAGCGATACAAATATGAGCTGTGCGGACTGTGTGGCACCTTCTCCGGATATCAGGACGATGACTTCATAACCCCAGGAGGCCAAAACGTTACAGAGCCATTTGAGTTTGGTGACAGCTGGAGGGTGCCGAACCAGAATGA GTGTACTGTCTATCCAAATGACCCGAGAGTCTGTGACTATGATGAAGAGAACGATGCCTACACTGAGTGTAACACACTACTGAGGGATGTCTTCAGTCCCTGCCATGAAATTGTTCACCCCAACATCTACCTGAATAGTTGTGTGTACGACTATTGTGCCACAAATGGGGACCAACACACCTTATGTGAATCTCTGAAGTCCTATGCAACAGCATGTCAGGTTGCAGGAGTGGAGCTGCCCTtctggcagacagacacagcTTGTG TCTGTCCTATGAATTGTGACTTTGAAAAAAATCTGTGTGGATGGGAGCAGCTCGTACAGGACAGTTTTGATTGGACAAGACATTCAGGACCCACCCCCTCAAAACTAACTGGGCCACTCGACGACCACACCACTGGAG CTGGCTTCTACATATACATTGAGGGAGACAGTGTCAGCCATGGAGACTCAGCCCGTCTGATGAGTCCAAAGTGTCATTACAATGGCCCACTCTGTCTGCACTTCTGGTATCATATGTATGGTTCAGCCACAGCAATGGCCATCAATATCTACCTGCTCAAAGACAACAGAGCTACCAAGCTGTGGTCCATGATGAACAACCAGGGACCAACATGGCATCCAGGAAATGTTGACATCCGTGTGTCTGGTCCTTTCCAA ATCATAGTAGAGGGAATCCGAGGCTCTGATGCACGGTCGGATGTGGCCATAGATGATGTTTCCATCCACTTTGGCTCATGCTCAG GCAGATTCCCAGGCCTGGTTGCTGAAACTGAGCTTCCTCCCTCAAATGTGGGAGTCCTCCCATCACAACCACCATCGACAACTACAgttacaacaacaaccacaacaacttcCAACCCTGATGTGGGAGTCCTCCCATCACACCCAG TCTGTAAGCTTGGCTGTAGCTTTGACAACCATCTTTGTAACTGGAATCAGCTGCTTACTGATGTTTTTGACTGGACATGGCAGAATGGTACCACACCcaccctgatgacagggccctCTACTGACCACACTGGTG ATGGTCACTACCTGTACATTGAGGCCAACAGTGCAACTTATGGAGATACAGCTCGCCTCCTCAGCTCTGAGTGTTCTGACAGTGGTCCTCAGTGTCTGCAGTTCTGGTACCATATGTACGGCTCAGCACAAACAATGGGCCTCCATGTTTACCTGCTCCAAGACCGACTGGCTGAGGGTGTCTGGTGGAAGAGGAATGACCAAGGAAATATGTGGCACCTGGCTCAGGTGGACTTAACTACAACTGAAACTTTCCAG ATCATTTTTGAAGGGCGAAGAGGTTCCAATGATCAGTCTGATGTGGCCATAGATGATATATCAATTCATCGTGGACGCTGTGCAG ATTTGACTAAACCAACAACCCCTGCTCCTGAGGTTCCTGCTACACAACAACCCACAACAACTTCATcaaaaccacaaccaccatcgaCAACTACAGttccaacaacaaccacaacaacttcCAATCCTGATGTCCCAATGACCACACGACCTGATgttccaacaacaacaagaccACAGCTACCAATAACATCAAGGCCAATAACAACAGCTGCAACTGGACCAACAACCACAGCtaaaacacacccacaaaccTCAGGAGGCCCAGAAGTTGGAACTCCAGAACAGCCAGTACCTGAAACCACAGCAAGACCACAGCCTTCAACCACGACTCAACCACAGCCACACACAACATCTATAACACAAACTGCAACCACAGCTAGAACACAAACCACAGAGTCACAAATAACAAATAGACCACAAACTCCAACCACTACATCACAACCACAAACAGTTAGACCTCAACTAACAACCACAGTTCAACCACAACCTCCAACAACAACTTCACCAAAACCTCAGGACACAACTGTActtgagtcacaaacaacacgcACACATCAAACTCAAACCACTACACTGCAACCACAAACTCAAACTACTACAGCGAAACCACAAACTCAAACCACTACAGCGAAACCACAAACTCAAACCACTACAGCGAAACCACAAACTCAAACCACTTCAGCTAGGCCACTACCTCCAACCACAATGCAGCCACAAACTTCAACCACTACTCTACCACAGCCATTAACAACAACTAAACCGCAACCTCCAACCACAGCTAGACCCCAACCCACAACAGCTACACCACAATCCACAACAACACTGAGACCAAAACCCACAACAACAGCTGGAACCCAACCCACCACAACCCTTAAACCACACCCACCAACTGAAAGACCTCAGACTACAGTTACATCACAATCTACAACCACTGCTAGACCAAAACCACCAACTACAGCCGTACCAA CACCCTCTTGCCCACAGAACAGTCATTACACCACTTGCATCCCTGCCTGCAGTCCAACCTGTAGACACCTGAATGGCCCACCACCCTGCAGTGAGAGTGACAGCTGTGTgccaggatgtgtgtgtgatgacggCTTTGTGCAGAAAGGGCAGCGTTGTGTCCCTATCCAAGAGTGTGGCTGCATGGACAGCAGTGGCAACAAACATCAT TTCGATGACAGGTGGTACACCGATCACTGCAGTCAGAAATGTGAATGTGAGAAAGACGATGGCATAGGGAAGATTGACTGTGATGACCAAGATGAATGTGATGGAAATGCCATCTGCCTTCAGAACGACGAGGGCGAATACTACTGCAGAGATACAG GCTTCAGTGAATGCACTATAAATGGAGACCCCGAGTACAGAACCTTTGATAAAATGAAGTATGACTTTGAGGGCGAGCACTCGTATGTGCTGGTCCGGACCAAGAACTTGCCAAATGACATTCCAGGCGTCTACATCGTGGGCATCAATACACGCAGAGAAGATGATGGCAATGATAGTGAGCATCACGATGACAGTAGCAGTGAAGAAAACCACAGTCGCAGAGgcagggatgaagaggaagaagatgatggCAGCGATGAAGACGATTCTGACAATGACAGCAGTGATAGCAAAGATCATGATGATagcgaggaagatgaggaacaTCACAGATTACAAGCTCTTAAGATCATAGTGTACAATCACACCGTGGAGTTAAGGAAGAATCGAGAGCTGGTT GTGGATGGAAAGAAAACCAAAATGCCTGTCTCCCCGACCGCTGGTTTAAACATCCGGCAGCATTCATCTCGCATCTACCTGAAGACCGACTTTGGCCTCTCAGTGGAGTTTAATGGACGCAGCTCAGCAG AGATCATTCTCCCACACATATATAAAAGGAAAGTAGGAGGTCTGTGTGGGAACTTTGACAGTCATAGGAGGAATGACTGGATGAAGCCGGACGGCACCGTGGCCAGGAGTGTTCGAGAGTtcggagagagctggagagtgTAA